The Ruficoccus amylovorans genome has a segment encoding these proteins:
- a CDS encoding glycosyltransferase family 2 protein has translation MPSTKDILEIILITYNRSEKLEATFRQIFAEDSPIRDFDIKILNNHSTDNTARLVERYQERFPNLTHTVHKRNIGGNANIARAFEVSSKKYVWILSDDDEYDWTHWDEIEYGLEHDYDAVLTERKIEFPADNPTPYILNTMAFLPSTIYKTEILTTEVMTSISANIMYSFPHLAVACALINNNKRIYVPEHKVVEQTIFSGISIKSDSQDLHHRIRNVNLLSGYINSYQMIADKKLRKQCCDVLCLGKPFCFSMKAFLSSDGYYSYNLCDVFLGLSPSQRLVLLRLLACKTMENLVSFRNDGDRKVLRILRWKIPLWRRSGYRRRELQVELGESCKEAVRLADSSNLSGQKEVSS, from the coding sequence ATGCCATCGACTAAAGACATTCTTGAGATCATCCTCATCACGTACAACCGGAGCGAAAAACTGGAGGCGACCTTCAGGCAGATTTTCGCGGAGGATAGCCCGATCCGCGACTTCGATATCAAGATCCTGAATAACCACTCGACGGACAATACCGCCCGTCTCGTCGAGCGTTACCAGGAGAGGTTTCCCAACCTCACGCACACCGTGCACAAGCGCAATATCGGGGGTAATGCCAATATCGCACGCGCCTTCGAGGTCTCGTCAAAGAAATACGTGTGGATTCTCAGTGACGATGACGAATACGACTGGACCCACTGGGACGAGATCGAGTACGGCCTGGAGCATGATTATGATGCGGTCCTGACCGAGCGGAAGATTGAGTTTCCGGCGGACAACCCCACTCCGTACATTCTCAACACGATGGCCTTCCTGCCCTCGACGATTTACAAGACCGAGATCCTGACCACAGAGGTGATGACCAGCATCTCGGCGAATATCATGTATTCGTTTCCCCATCTGGCGGTGGCCTGCGCGTTGATCAACAACAACAAACGCATTTATGTGCCCGAGCACAAGGTGGTGGAGCAGACGATTTTTTCGGGCATTTCCATCAAGTCCGACTCGCAGGACCTGCACCACCGCATCCGCAACGTGAATCTCCTGTCCGGCTACATCAACTCCTACCAGATGATCGCTGACAAGAAGCTGCGCAAGCAGTGCTGCGACGTGCTATGCCTGGGGAAGCCGTTCTGTTTCTCGATGAAGGCTTTTCTCAGTTCGGACGGCTACTACAGCTATAACCTCTGCGACGTTTTCCTCGGGCTGAGCCCCTCTCAGCGGCTCGTTTTGCTGCGGTTGCTCGCCTGCAAAACGATGGAGAACCTCGTCTCGTTCCGGAACGACGGAGACCGCAAGGTGCTCCGGATACTGAGGTGGAAAATCCCGTTGTGGCGGCGTTCCGGTTATCGCCGGCGCGAATTACAAGTAGAGTTGGGCGAGTCGTGCAAAGAAGCCGTCCGTCTCGCAGATTCGTCAAATCTGTCCGGACAAAAGGAAGTGTCGTCCTGA
- a CDS encoding SAM-dependent methyltransferase: protein MWDERYSESGYAYGTEPNDFLRAEYTRIAPGGRVLCLAEGQGRNAVFLARQGYAVTALDQSPVGLQRAEELARTHGVNIETVTADLADYDLGHGWDGIVSIFGHTPPPIRKRIHEAIPLALKEGGAYILEAYTPRQLDMPGKGGPPAAQREFFMSLDVLRRELPALDFVIGREVEREVNEGSCHQGLSSVVQLVAVKS from the coding sequence ATGTGGGACGAACGCTACAGCGAATCCGGCTATGCCTACGGCACCGAGCCAAACGACTTCCTTCGCGCCGAGTACACGCGCATCGCTCCCGGCGGGCGCGTGCTCTGTCTGGCCGAGGGCCAGGGACGCAACGCCGTTTTCCTCGCCCGGCAAGGCTACGCCGTCACCGCGCTGGACCAGTCCCCCGTCGGCCTCCAACGGGCCGAGGAACTGGCGCGCACCCACGGAGTTAACATCGAAACCGTCACCGCCGACCTGGCCGACTACGACCTGGGCCACGGCTGGGACGGCATCGTCTCGATCTTCGGGCACACCCCGCCGCCCATCCGCAAGCGCATCCACGAGGCCATCCCGCTCGCGCTAAAAGAAGGCGGCGCCTACATCCTCGAAGCCTACACCCCGCGCCAGCTCGACATGCCCGGCAAGGGCGGCCCGCCCGCCGCCCAGCGCGAGTTTTTCATGTCACTGGATGTCCTGCGGCGAGAGCTGCCCGCACTCGATTTTGTCATCGGCCGGGAGGTCGAGCGCGAGGTCAACGAAGGCTCCTGCCATCAGGGCCTGTCCTCCGTTGTCCAACTCGTCGCGGTCAAAAGCTGA
- a CDS encoding ABC transporter ATP-binding protein, whose amino-acid sequence MNKYKRYFKYIRQSLHLLIIAVGAGIIFGASSGFGMPVIFDKVLRKIFMERAGEHEYSANYVIGVALLLPLIFGVRAIAGYVSGYFTTKVSLEVLRNIKQDIFSKIQDSPIAFFDKYTTGDLIVRLNNDTNAIQAILTSFSSEIFRQPLQVIGAVSFLIYLSFTNGEIVFLLVFIAAVPFCILPVQMMRKKLKMYMARSQGELSRVAQLFNENLDAAHEVRLFNMQEAQKGLFRDLNRSFQNFCMKIAKYELMQQPIMEMLAATMVAVTFVYAYETNIDFPTFSAVGIALYFTIDPIKRIMRMCSDLIKATPMFERINEILEYESTVPEPENPVPIDRLKGEIRFEGVNFAYKDKPVLMDANIVIPAGTGCALVGESGAGKSTFAKLSMRLYDPVSGVIKADGIPLHDIASRDYAANIGSVPQYPVLFNDTVYNNILIAKPDATPEEVYEATRSAYAHDFIMSLEAGYDTIVGERGDKLSGGQKQRIAIARVFLKNPPIIILDEATSALDSNSEAFIQKALDKLMDDRTVLIIAHRFSTIKNVRKIIVFEQGRIIDYGSHAELMERCPHYKHLYQKQAVGHH is encoded by the coding sequence ATGAACAAGTACAAGCGCTATTTCAAATACATTCGGCAAAGCCTGCACCTGCTGATTATCGCGGTCGGGGCCGGGATTATCTTCGGCGCGTCCAGCGGTTTCGGGATGCCGGTCATTTTCGACAAGGTGCTGCGCAAGATATTCATGGAGCGAGCCGGTGAGCACGAGTACTCGGCCAATTACGTCATCGGGGTGGCGCTGCTGCTGCCGTTGATCTTCGGGGTGAGGGCCATCGCCGGTTATGTCAGCGGGTATTTCACGACCAAGGTCTCTCTGGAGGTCCTGAGAAACATCAAGCAGGACATTTTTTCGAAAATCCAGGACAGCCCGATCGCGTTTTTCGACAAGTACACGACGGGCGACCTGATCGTGCGGCTCAACAACGATACGAACGCCATTCAGGCCATCCTGACCTCGTTTTCCTCGGAAATCTTCCGCCAACCCTTGCAGGTGATCGGCGCGGTGTCGTTCCTGATCTACCTCTCGTTCACCAACGGCGAGATCGTCTTTCTGCTGGTCTTCATCGCGGCGGTGCCGTTCTGCATCCTGCCTGTGCAGATGATGCGCAAGAAGCTGAAGATGTACATGGCCCGCTCGCAGGGCGAATTGAGCCGTGTGGCCCAGCTTTTTAACGAGAACCTCGACGCCGCCCACGAAGTCCGGCTCTTTAACATGCAGGAGGCCCAGAAGGGGCTTTTCCGCGACCTCAACCGCTCGTTTCAGAACTTCTGCATGAAGATCGCCAAGTACGAGCTCATGCAGCAGCCGATCATGGAAATGCTTGCGGCGACCATGGTGGCGGTGACCTTTGTGTACGCCTACGAGACGAATATCGACTTCCCGACCTTCTCGGCGGTCGGCATCGCGCTGTACTTCACCATCGACCCGATCAAGCGCATCATGCGGATGTGCTCCGACCTGATCAAGGCGACCCCGATGTTCGAGCGGATCAACGAGATCCTGGAATACGAGTCAACCGTACCCGAGCCCGAAAATCCCGTCCCCATCGACCGCCTGAAGGGCGAAATCCGCTTCGAAGGCGTGAACTTCGCCTACAAGGACAAGCCGGTGCTGATGGATGCCAATATCGTTATCCCGGCCGGGACCGGCTGCGCGCTGGTCGGTGAGAGCGGCGCGGGCAAGAGCACCTTCGCCAAGCTTTCCATGCGCCTCTACGACCCGGTTTCGGGCGTGATCAAGGCCGACGGCATCCCGCTGCACGACATCGCCTCGCGCGACTACGCCGCCAATATCGGCTCGGTCCCGCAGTACCCCGTCCTCTTCAACGACACCGTTTACAATAACATCCTCATCGCCAAGCCCGACGCCACCCCGGAGGAGGTGTACGAGGCGACCCGCAGCGCCTATGCCCACGACTTCATTATGTCGCTGGAGGCCGGGTACGACACCATTGTCGGCGAGCGTGGGGACAAGCTTTCGGGCGGTCAGAAGCAGCGGATCGCGATCGCGCGAGTGTTCCTGAAAAATCCCCCCATCATCATCCTCGACGAGGCCACCAGCGCCCTCGACAGCAACAGCGAAGCCTTTATCCAGAAGGCGCTCGACAAACTGATGGACGACCGGACGGTGCTCATCATTGCGCACCGTTTCAGCACGATCAAGAACGTGCGCAAGATCATCGTGTTCGAGCAGGGGCGGATCATCGACTACGGCTCCCACGCCGAGCTAATGGAGCGCTGTCCGCACTACAAGCACCTTTACCAGAAGCAGGCCGTCGGACATCATTAG
- a CDS encoding Fpg/Nei family DNA glycosylase, with protein sequence MPELAEVEFYRKQWNPGLGESVREVRLHPQARIFRECDTGALDKALRGAVLERSWAHGKQMLFGFGGGGWLGVHLGMTGKLFSSPVPYVPDRHDHLVLVQAGRVLVFNDPRLFGRVRFETGAEPPPWWRELPPQVLSEDFTLSLMRAFLQRRKRSPLKAVLLMQECFPGIGNWMADEILWRAALHPATPAGSLDARTQSRLYRTVREVCADAMEVIGTDWGDPPPDWLFPHRWEDGGTCPKTGQPLVRETIGGRTTCYSPARQVLPPAPPA encoded by the coding sequence ATGCCGGAACTGGCCGAAGTCGAATTTTACCGCAAGCAGTGGAACCCCGGTCTGGGCGAATCCGTCCGCGAGGTACGGCTGCATCCGCAGGCGCGGATTTTCCGCGAGTGCGATACCGGCGCGCTGGATAAGGCGCTGCGGGGCGCGGTGCTCGAGCGCTCATGGGCGCACGGCAAGCAGATGCTCTTTGGCTTCGGCGGCGGGGGCTGGCTCGGGGTACACCTCGGGATGACGGGCAAGCTGTTTTCCTCGCCGGTTCCCTATGTGCCCGACAGGCACGACCACCTCGTGCTGGTGCAGGCCGGACGGGTGCTGGTGTTTAACGACCCGCGCCTCTTCGGGCGGGTGCGATTCGAGACCGGGGCGGAACCACCGCCGTGGTGGCGGGAACTCCCGCCGCAGGTACTTTCGGAGGACTTTACGCTGTCGCTGATGCGGGCCTTTCTCCAGCGCCGCAAGCGTTCGCCGCTCAAGGCGGTGCTGCTCATGCAGGAGTGCTTCCCCGGCATCGGCAACTGGATGGCGGACGAAATCCTTTGGCGCGCCGCGCTGCATCCGGCCACCCCGGCCGGATCGCTCGACGCGCGGACGCAGAGCCGCCTTTACCGGACGGTGCGCGAAGTTTGCGCGGACGCGATGGAAGTCATCGGGACCGATTGGGGCGACCCGCCGCCGGACTGGCTTTTCCCGCACCGGTGGGAGGACGGCGGCACTTGCCCGAAAACCGGCCAGCCGCTCGTGCGCGAAACCATCGGAGGCCGCACGACCTGTTACAGCCCCGCCCGGCAGGTACTGCCGCCCGCTCCGCCCGCCTGA
- a CDS encoding NAD-dependent epimerase/dehydratase family protein: MKNILLTGGSGFIGKNILESPLASRYEITAPARAELDLTDTGSVDAFFHGKSFDCVLHAGVKPGHRNAPDHSRLLYSNLRMFENLERHRDHYGRFLNFGSGAIYGTAGDISGATEADIFTRIPEDEHGFCKHIVGKRIEQLPGFIDLVIFGIFGRYEDFEIRFISNAICKAIHGLPITLRQNRRFSYIDVADLMPVLEFFIEGEPRHRFYNIVGSRHLELARIAEIVRETAGAKAEVQIQTPGYGKDYYGSNARLLAEHALRETPIEESIARLYRHYYDNRNRIDPTLLAADK, from the coding sequence ATGAAAAACATCCTGTTGACCGGAGGTAGCGGCTTTATCGGGAAAAACATCCTCGAAAGCCCCCTCGCCTCCCGCTACGAGATCACCGCCCCCGCCCGTGCCGAACTCGACCTGACCGACACCGGCAGCGTGGACGCCTTTTTCCACGGCAAAAGCTTCGACTGCGTGCTCCACGCCGGGGTCAAGCCCGGCCACCGCAACGCCCCCGACCACTCCCGGCTCCTTTACAGCAACCTCCGGATGTTCGAAAACCTCGAACGCCACCGCGACCACTACGGGCGGTTCCTGAACTTCGGCTCGGGCGCGATCTACGGCACTGCCGGGGACATCTCCGGCGCGACCGAAGCGGATATTTTTACCCGCATCCCCGAGGACGAGCACGGCTTCTGCAAGCACATCGTGGGCAAACGGATAGAGCAACTCCCCGGCTTCATCGACCTGGTCATTTTTGGTATCTTCGGCCGTTACGAGGACTTCGAGATCCGCTTCATCTCCAACGCCATCTGCAAGGCCATCCACGGCCTGCCCATCACCTTGCGCCAGAATCGCCGCTTCAGCTACATCGACGTGGCCGACCTCATGCCCGTGCTGGAGTTTTTCATCGAGGGCGAGCCCCGACACCGCTTTTACAATATCGTCGGCTCCCGCCACCTGGAGCTGGCCCGCATCGCCGAAATCGTCCGTGAAACAGCCGGTGCCAAGGCGGAGGTGCAGATCCAGACCCCCGGCTACGGCAAGGACTACTACGGCAGCAACGCCCGTCTCCTGGCCGAGCACGCCCTGCGCGAGACCCCGATCGAGGAATCCATCGCCCGGCTCTACCGCCACTACTACGACAATCGCAACCGCATTGACCCCACCCTGCTCGCAGCGGACAAGTAA